DNA sequence from the Chloroflexota bacterium genome:
GGACCTGCGGAGCGATGAGCTTGACATCGCCACGGTATACGTCGGCGCCGAGGGCGACCGTGATACCGCGGACAGCCTCTGCCGGATCCTCGAGGAGCATCTCGAGGTCACCGTCGAGGTCGCGGAGGGCGGGCAGCCCCACCACGAGTACATCATCGCCCTCGAGTGAAATTGCCTTGAGCGTACATCGTTCGCGGAAACAGGACGTCGCCGGATCGTGACAGTTGCCATCGTCGCGGACAGCACAGCGGATTTTCCCAACGCAGATCCCAGCGAGCTGGACGTCACGCTCATTCCGCTGACCGTTCACTGGGGTAGGGACGTCCTGCGCGATCGCGTCGACGTCACGACCGGCGAATTCTATGCGCGACTACGCACAGATCCGAACCTCCCGAAGACGTCCGCCCCGCCGATCGGCATCTTCGAGGAAGTCTATCGAGAGCGCCTCGCGCGCTGCGATGCGGTGATCTCCCTACACATCGCCTCCGCCTTCAGCTCGACGCACAGCGTCGCCCTGGCAGCCGCGCGTGCCGTAGATCCGCGGCGGATCCACGTCATCGACTCCGCCAGCACGTCCGTTGGACTTGGGTGGCTGGTCGAACGGGCGGCAGAGCTGGCAGCCACTGGCCTCGACGCCGACGGAATTGTGCGAGCCGTGCAAGAATCGATCCCGAGGGTCCGGCTCTTCCTCACGCTGGAGACGCTCGAATACCTGCAGCGGGGCGGCCGAATCGGCAGAGCCCAGGCGTTCGTCGGCGCGCTCCTCAACGTCAAGCCGGTCCTCCAGATTCTCGACGGAACGGTTGTTCCGGTGGAGCGAGTCCGCACGCGAGCGGCGTCGCTTCGACGGATCGCGGATCTGGCAGAGCGGGCTGGCGCGAAAGAGCGCATGGCGATCGTGCACGGCGATAGCGCCGCGGAGGCCGAAGCGTTGCGGGATCTGGTCGCGGCGTCGCATCCGGAGCTCCCAATCGGGATCGCCGAGATCGGGGCGGTCGTGGCGACCTACACCGGCCCGGGGATCATTGGTATCGGTTGCCTCCTTGCCTCCCAGTAGCTCTCGAAGCGATCCCCTGGCGACGCTCCGCGACATCCTTCGACTCGAGCAACGTCGCGGCAACGACAACCGCGCGGTGGTCGGCGGC
Encoded proteins:
- a CDS encoding DegV family protein, translated to MTVAIVADSTADFPNADPSELDVTLIPLTVHWGRDVLRDRVDVTTGEFYARLRTDPNLPKTSAPPIGIFEEVYRERLARCDAVISLHIASAFSSTHSVALAAARAVDPRRIHVIDSASTSVGLGWLVERAAELAATGLDADGIVRAVQESIPRVRLFLTLETLEYLQRGGRIGRAQAFVGALLNVKPVLQILDGTVVPVERVRTRAASLRRIADLAERAGAKERMAIVHGDSAAEAEALRDLVAASHPELPIGIAEIGAVVATYTGPGIIGIGCLLASQ